From Bacillus basilensis, a single genomic window includes:
- a CDS encoding M42 family metallopeptidase codes for MNKETLQLFRTLTELQGASGFEHDVRRFMKQELSKYADEIVQDGLGSVFGLKKGDETGPRVLVAGHMDEVGFMITQITKNGMLRFQPLGGWWSQVLLAQRVQVMTKNGPVIGVVGSIPPHLLSDAQRAKPMDIKNMLIDIGADSYEDAIEIGVKPGQQIVPICPFTPMANEKKIMAKAWDNRYGCGLAIELLKELKDETLPNTLYSGATVQEEVGLRGAQTAANMIQPDIFYALDASPANDASGDKTQFGQLGKGALLRIYDRTMVTHRGMREFILDTAETHNIPYQYFISQGGTDAGRVHTSNSGIPSAVIGVCARYIHTHASILHVDDYAAAKELITKLVRATDKTTLETIKNNA; via the coding sequence GTGAATAAAGAGACATTACAATTATTTCGTACGTTAACAGAATTACAAGGTGCGTCAGGTTTTGAACATGATGTACGCCGTTTTATGAAGCAAGAATTAAGCAAATATGCTGATGAAATTGTACAAGACGGTTTAGGTAGCGTATTTGGTCTGAAAAAAGGGGACGAAACTGGCCCACGTGTTCTTGTAGCAGGTCATATGGATGAAGTAGGTTTCATGATTACGCAAATTACGAAAAACGGAATGCTTCGTTTTCAACCATTAGGCGGCTGGTGGAGCCAAGTTCTATTAGCGCAGCGCGTACAAGTGATGACGAAGAATGGTCCTGTTATTGGGGTTGTTGGGTCTATCCCTCCTCATTTATTAAGTGACGCGCAACGTGCAAAACCGATGGATATAAAAAACATGTTAATTGATATAGGTGCAGATAGCTATGAAGATGCGATTGAAATTGGTGTAAAACCAGGACAACAAATCGTGCCAATCTGCCCGTTTACGCCGATGGCAAACGAAAAGAAAATTATGGCGAAAGCTTGGGACAACCGTTACGGATGTGGCCTTGCAATCGAATTACTAAAAGAATTAAAAGACGAAACATTACCAAACACATTATACTCTGGAGCGACTGTACAAGAAGAAGTTGGTCTTCGCGGTGCACAAACTGCTGCAAATATGATTCAACCAGATATTTTCTATGCGCTTGATGCAAGTCCAGCAAACGATGCATCTGGTGATAAAACGCAGTTCGGTCAATTAGGAAAAGGTGCTCTTCTTCGTATTTACGATCGTACGATGGTAACACATAGAGGAATGCGTGAATTCATTTTAGATACAGCAGAAACACACAACATTCCGTACCAATACTTTATTTCACAAGGCGGTACAGATGCGGGACGTGTACATACAAGTAACTCAGGTATCCCATCAGCAGTAATTGGTGTTTGCGCACGTTACATTCATACACATGCTTCTATTTTACATGTTGATGATTATGCAGCAGCAAAAGAACTAATTACGAAGCTTGTAAGAGCAACGGATAAAACGACGTTAGAGACAATTAAGAATAACGCGTAA
- a CDS encoding thioredoxin family protein produces MKSLESMEQFQQLKNEENVVFMFSAEWCPDCRFVDPFMPEVEEKYSDFSFYYVDRDEFIDLCVKLDVFGIPSFVAYNKGEETGRYVNKDRKTQEQIEEFIEGLK; encoded by the coding sequence ATGAAATCATTAGAAAGCATGGAGCAATTCCAACAATTAAAAAATGAAGAGAATGTAGTCTTTATGTTCTCAGCAGAATGGTGCCCAGACTGCCGTTTTGTAGACCCATTTATGCCAGAAGTAGAAGAGAAATATAGTGATTTCTCATTTTACTATGTAGATCGTGATGAGTTTATTGATCTATGCGTCAAATTAGACGTATTTGGCATTCCGAGCTTTGTAGCGTACAATAAAGGTGAAGAAACAGGTCGCTATGTAAACAAAGATCGTAAAACACAAGAACAAATCGAAGAGTTCATTGAAGGTTTAAAATAA
- a CDS encoding DUF1444 domain-containing protein has translation MKMTSKKMKDELMKKLSRPEWDFQYDSEKEVLRIEQKDSKKGINVSLPGVVAKWEVNKEKAIEEVAYYVQEALIAMHKEENSAAKILPVIRSTSFPKQAEEGNPFIMTDHTAETRIYYALDSNKTYRLIDERLLQKLELTEQQVREMALFNARSLGYEFKQDTVAGNTFYFLNTNDGYDATRILNESLLQSMREKISGDMVVAVPHQDVLIIADIVNEIGYDIIAQMTMKFFAEGHVPITSLSFVYEDGDFEPIFILAKNRKKTDGKEKG, from the coding sequence ATGAAGATGACAAGTAAAAAGATGAAAGACGAGTTAATGAAGAAATTATCTCGCCCGGAATGGGACTTTCAGTATGATAGCGAGAAAGAGGTTCTACGTATAGAACAGAAAGACTCGAAAAAAGGTATTAACGTATCGCTTCCAGGCGTTGTGGCAAAATGGGAAGTGAATAAAGAAAAAGCAATTGAAGAGGTTGCCTATTACGTACAAGAAGCGTTAATTGCGATGCATAAAGAAGAAAATAGCGCAGCAAAAATTTTACCTGTTATTCGCTCTACTTCTTTCCCGAAACAAGCAGAAGAAGGAAATCCGTTTATTATGACGGATCATACGGCGGAAACACGTATTTACTACGCGCTAGATTCTAATAAAACGTATCGACTAATTGATGAGCGTTTATTACAAAAGTTAGAGCTTACAGAACAACAAGTACGTGAAATGGCATTATTCAATGCTCGCTCATTAGGTTATGAATTTAAGCAGGACACAGTAGCAGGTAATACATTCTACTTTTTAAACACAAATGATGGGTATGATGCGACTCGTATTTTAAACGAATCGTTACTACAATCGATGCGTGAAAAGATTTCTGGTGACATGGTTGTTGCTGTTCCTCACCAAGATGTATTAATTATTGCTGATATCGTCAACGAAATCGGTTATGATATTATTGCACAAATGACAATGAAATTTTTTGCCGAAGGGCATGTTCCGATTACATCACTTTCATTCGTATATGAAGATGGGGACTTTGAACCAATCTTTATTTTAGCGAAGAATCGGAAGAAGACAGATGGAAAAGAGAAAGGATGA
- a CDS encoding DUF84 family protein, giving the protein MKVVVGSKNKTKVGAVEKVWSDAEITSLSVPSGVANQPFSDEETMQGAVNRAKQALQEGEAQIGIGLEGGVMKTEYGLFMCNWGALATSDGKIFVAGGARITLPDDFLAPLEEGKELSEVMEEFVQRKDIRSHEGAIGIFTDDYVDRTELFVHVVKLLVGQYKYDEKQA; this is encoded by the coding sequence ATGAAGGTAGTAGTTGGATCGAAGAATAAAACGAAAGTTGGAGCTGTGGAGAAGGTTTGGAGTGATGCCGAAATTACGTCTCTTTCTGTTCCTTCAGGGGTAGCAAACCAGCCGTTTTCAGATGAAGAGACGATGCAAGGAGCTGTTAATAGAGCGAAGCAAGCGCTTCAAGAAGGAGAAGCTCAAATTGGTATTGGGCTAGAAGGCGGCGTGATGAAAACGGAGTACGGTTTATTTATGTGTAATTGGGGCGCGCTAGCAACAAGTGATGGTAAAATATTTGTTGCCGGCGGGGCACGTATTACGTTACCGGATGATTTTTTAGCACCTCTTGAAGAGGGCAAGGAGTTAAGTGAAGTGATGGAAGAGTTTGTACAGAGAAAAGATATTCGTAGTCACGAAGGTGCAATCGGTATTTTTACAGATGATTATGTTGATCGCACGGAATTATTTGTACACGTTGTTAAGTTACTTGTTGGGCAATATAAGTATGACGAAAAGCAAGCATAA
- a CDS encoding MBL fold metallo-hydrolase yields the protein MEQLQIGDIKVTWLKGGNTHLDGGAMFGVVPKVLWSRKYKHNDTNHIYLRTDPLLLQTKDGNMLIDSGIGNGKLNEKMKRNQGVTEESTVYESLEKLGLKPEDIRYVLMTHLHFDHASGLTKWEGDQLVPTFPNAKVYVSEIEWNEMRHPNIRSRNTYWKENWEPIVDQVVTFQQEIEITNEIKMAHTGGHSDGHAVIALESKGETMLHLADLLPTHAHQNVLWVMAYDDYPMTSIENKQKWMKYGAEKDAWFTFYHDAYYRAVKWNEEGHIVEKIERKTSIEA from the coding sequence ATGGAACAGTTACAAATTGGAGATATAAAAGTGACGTGGCTAAAGGGCGGGAACACACATTTAGATGGAGGAGCAATGTTTGGCGTTGTACCGAAAGTACTTTGGTCACGTAAATATAAACATAATGATACAAATCATATTTATTTACGAACAGATCCGTTACTTTTGCAAACGAAAGACGGTAATATGCTCATTGATTCTGGAATAGGAAACGGTAAATTGAATGAGAAGATGAAACGAAATCAAGGTGTAACGGAAGAATCAACGGTTTATGAATCATTAGAAAAACTAGGATTAAAGCCTGAAGATATTCGCTACGTTTTAATGACGCATCTTCATTTTGATCATGCATCTGGTTTAACGAAATGGGAAGGTGATCAACTTGTACCAACGTTTCCGAATGCGAAAGTTTATGTAAGTGAAATAGAGTGGAATGAAATGAGGCACCCAAATATTAGATCCCGTAATACGTATTGGAAGGAAAATTGGGAGCCGATTGTAGATCAAGTTGTTACGTTTCAGCAAGAAATAGAAATTACGAATGAAATAAAAATGGCGCATACAGGCGGTCACAGTGATGGACATGCAGTTATTGCTTTAGAAAGCAAAGGGGAAACGATGCTGCATTTAGCAGACCTATTGCCGACGCACGCACATCAAAATGTATTATGGGTAATGGCTTATGATGATTATCCGATGACATCCATTGAGAATAAGCAAAAGTGGATGAAGTACGGCGCTGAAAAAGATGCATGGTTTACGTTTTACCATGACGCATATTACCGTGCAGTAAAGTGGAATGAGGAAGGGCATATTGTAGAAAAGATAGAGAGAAAAACGAGTATAGAAGCATAA
- a CDS encoding PepSY domain-containing protein has translation MSWKGLVAGLGVGFAAGYFVANKVQEQSHISSEKALKMVKQALSHKGEITGSWVHMVPETFEKYDVAYEVYRGGLTTMLDDIQERFEFLVDAKTGTVLEVIAA, from the coding sequence ATGAGCTGGAAAGGTTTAGTAGCAGGTCTTGGCGTTGGGTTCGCAGCTGGTTATTTCGTTGCAAACAAAGTACAAGAACAATCCCATATTTCTTCAGAAAAAGCATTGAAAATGGTGAAACAAGCATTAAGTCATAAAGGTGAAATTACTGGCTCTTGGGTACATATGGTTCCAGAGACATTTGAAAAATATGATGTCGCATACGAAGTTTATCGCGGCGGTCTTACAACAATGTTAGATGATATACAAGAACGATTTGAATTTTTAGTTGATGCTAAAACAGGTACTGTTTTAGAGGTTATAGCAGCATAA
- the ytpR gene encoding YtpR family tRNA-binding protein, whose amino-acid sequence MNEVNVFYNLEGIGDTLIVALQDITLENRTFDRKGDVARVYDRESNETAGFNIFNASSYLEVTETGNLTLTKELVEKINEILAKNGFEETVEADLSPKFVVGYVAEKEKHPNADKLNICKVEIGTETLQIVCGAPNVDAGQKVVVAKIGAVMPNGMLIKPAELRGVPSSGMICSARELELPDAPQEKGILVLEDSFEVGQEFKF is encoded by the coding sequence ATGAACGAAGTGAACGTTTTTTACAACCTTGAAGGAATTGGTGACACTTTAATTGTTGCCTTACAAGATATTACTTTAGAGAACCGTACTTTTGATCGCAAAGGAGATGTTGCTCGCGTATACGATCGTGAAAGCAACGAAACAGCAGGATTCAACATCTTTAATGCATCTTCTTACTTAGAAGTAACAGAAACAGGTAACCTTACATTAACGAAAGAACTTGTAGAAAAAATCAACGAAATTTTAGCGAAGAACGGCTTTGAAGAAACAGTAGAAGCAGATCTTTCTCCAAAATTTGTTGTAGGTTATGTAGCGGAAAAAGAAAAACATCCAAATGCTGATAAGCTAAACATTTGTAAAGTAGAAATCGGTACAGAAACATTACAAATCGTATGTGGCGCACCGAACGTTGATGCAGGACAAAAAGTTGTCGTTGCAAAGATCGGCGCTGTAATGCCAAACGGTATGTTAATCAAGCCAGCTGAGCTTCGCGGTGTTCCTTCTTCTGGAATGATCTGCTCTGCACGTGAATTAGAGCTTCCAGATGCTCCACAAGAAAAAGGTATTCTTGTATTAGAAGATAGCTTTGAAGTTGGACAAGAGTTTAAATTTTAA